From a region of the Neodiprion fabricii isolate iyNeoFabr1 chromosome 7, iyNeoFabr1.1, whole genome shotgun sequence genome:
- the LOC124186425 gene encoding jerky protein homolog-like isoform X4 → MQDNDVGCSTTTIAQEYGVDPRTIRNWRQNRQELEKLSNTRSMKTKRVRKSRFEQLEKALYTWFQEMRFRGAPVNGPVIRAKALELSKEMEDGTMVNFVASEGWLSKWKSRFDIQKLICDNKAEDEPGDEMFVEEFPLIIKKEEPGTNIVQVDETDLYYQMLSACTSIEDQEREAVCLQQTEDHNIKAAPAETIVMQKFPIIVKQEKVSEGEISTNDEIDLNHKALSLEKEKNFQTVGSKQSKTSTNIVEPTERIFLPEVSEISKHESRNKNEISNTNETGTNCTMLSQKSPKEEKDPMDTSFMQNENHKQIPAYTNIAESRENFFFLENPLIEKAEWEIANTNKTQPSRTVAEKNDSENLDLIRRNDNRIRVIGYNPIKTPTDKIFIQEYPLHCKDEEVVASQIFNATEADLYYKMLPSRNLTEEKDREAMALHQNKDRVTVMTCYNSNASLKLPLIVIGRYPKPRALKNISKSTLPVYYTGEPSAMMTINIFKIWFKEVFVPQVTTFLRESGLPLKAELLVNDATSDSKNEVISFNDIKAYYLPHNKTSVHLSDRGTTDNLKRRYTSLLLRSILYAQENGFSVGTHLKSVNIRDVIYWLSDAWDEVTPSKEIISDKNPQSDNQICDIKAETTTSNQGITDQDLLNLLQQIDSYKTAKKEIVHEWIKNNDNAFAQMPTNEEIIKMVEENDELEDDDANLDETVNVKPEDVVTAANTILAFFERHSFLTRAELATIRKVKRIAMQIRISQQVSKTRNDVGVLLGTSYKKIS, encoded by the exons ATGCAag ACAACGATGTTGGATGTTCGACAACAACTATTGCACAAGAGTATGGTGTTGACCCAAGGACAATTAGAAATTGGAGACAGAATCGGcaagaattagaaaaattgagcaacACCAGATCgatgaaaacaaaacgagTTCGAAAATCTCGGTTTGAACAACTCGAAAAAGCTTTGTACACCTGGTTTCAGGAAATGCGATTCAGAGGAGCTCCTGTCAATGGCCCTGTTATCAGAG CGAAAGCATTAGAACTGTCTAAGGAAATGGAAGATGGGACTATGGTAAACTTTGTAGCAAGTGAAGGATGGCTAAGCAAATGGAAATCTAGATTTGATATACAAAAACTTATTTGTGACAATAAAGCTGAAGATGAACCAGGTGATGAAATGTTTGTAGAAGAGTTTCCATTAATCATAAAAAAGGAAGAGCCTGGGACTAATATTGTTCAGGTTGACGAAACTGATTTATATTATCAAATGTTATCTGCATGTACTTCCATAGAGGACCAAGAACGTGAAGCTGTGTGCCTTCAGCAAACTGAAGACCACAATATCAAAGCTGCACCAGCAGAAACAATTGTTATGCAAAAATTTCCGATAATTgtaaaacaagaaaaagtttctgagggtgaaatttctaccaacgatgaaattgatttaaatcaTAAAGCATTATCtttggagaaagaaaaaaatttccaaactgTGGGTTCAAAACAAAGTAAGACTTCCACTAATATAGTTGAACCAacagaaagaatttttctaccagaagtttctgaaatttccaaacaCGAAAGtcgaaacaaaaacgaaatttcaaataccaATGAAACTGGTACAAATTGTACAATGTTATCACAGAAATCTCCCAAGGAGGAGAAAGATCCCATGGATACAAGTTTTATGCAAAATGAGAATCACAAACAAATACCAGCTTATACTAACATAGCTGAatcaagagaaaattttttttttttagaaaatccGTTAATAGAGAAAGCGGAGTGGGAAATTGCTAACACAAATAAAACACAACCTTCGAGAACTGTGGcagagaaaaatgattctGAAAACCTAGATCTTATTAGACGAAATGATAATCGAATCCGGGTAATAGGTTACAATCCTATCAAAACACCaacagataaaatttttattcaagagtATCCATTACACTGCAAGGATGAAGAGGTTGTAGCTAGtcaaatttttaatgcaaCTGAAGCTGATTTGTATTATAAGATGCTCCCATCTCGTAATTTAACCGAAGAAAAAGATCGCGAAGCTATGGCACTTCATCAGAATAAAGACAGAGTTACAGTGATGACCTGCTACAACTCAAATGCATCGCTAAAGCTCCCGTTAATCGTCATTGGAAGGTATCCTAAACCAAGGGCTTTGAAAAACATATCTAAATCCACGCTTCCAGTTTACTATACGGGTGAACCAAGCGCAATGATGAccattaatatttttaaaatttggttCAAGGAAGTATTTGTACCCCAGGTTACAACTTTTTTAAGAGAAAGCGGCCTTCCTTTAAAAGCAGAGCTTTTGGTTAACGATGCTACATCTGATTCTAAGAACGAAGTTATTTCGTTCAATGATATCAAAGCATATTATTTACCACATAATAAAACATCTGTCCACCTATCAGATCGTGGAACGACTGATAACCTGAAAAGACGTTACACATCACTGCTTCTGAGATCAATTTTATATGCCCAAGAAAATGGGTTTTCAGTTGGTACACATTTGAAGTCTGTAAACATTAGAGATGTTATATATTGGTTGAGCGACGCTTGGGATGAAGTCACTCCTAGTAAAGAGATCATTTCTGACAAAAATCCACAGTCCGACAATCAAATATGTGACATTAAGGCAGAAACGACAACCTCAAATCAAGGCATAACTGATCAAGATCTTTTGAATCTTTTGCAACAAATTGATAGCTATAAAActgcaaaaaaagaaattgtgcatgaatggattaagaACAATGATAATGCGTTCGCACAAATGCCGACAAATgaagaaattattaaaatgGTTGAGGAGAACGATGAACTGG AAGACGACGATGCCAATTTAGATGAGACTGTGAATGTGAAACCAGAAGATGTAGTAACTGCAGCTAATACAATACTTGCATTCTTTGAGAGACATAGTTTTTTGACAAGGGCAGAATTAGCCACGATAAGAAAGGTCAAACGAATTGCCATGCAAATAAGAATTTCTCAACAAGTTTCAAAGA CCCGCAATGATGTTGGCGTACTTTTGGGGAcgagttacaaaaaaatttcgtaa
- the LOC124186425 gene encoding jerky protein homolog-like isoform X5 has product MQGNNENELKVRKRKNLTVHEKLTILKTLDNDVGCSTTTIAQEYGVDPRTIRNWRQNRQELEKLSNTRSMKTKRVRKSRFEQLEKALYTWFQEMRFRGAPVNGPVIRAKALELSKEMEDGTMVNFVASEGWLSKWKSRFDIQKLICDNKAEDEPEDQEREAVCLQQTEDHNIKAAPAETIVMQKFPIIVKQEKVSEGEISTNDEIDLNHKALSLEKEKNFQTVGSKQSKTSTNIVEPTERIFLPEVSEISKHESRNKNEISNTNETGTNCTMLSQKSPKEEKDPMDTSFMQNENHKQIPAYTNIAESRENFFFLENPLIEKAEWEIANTNKTQPSRTVAEKNDSENLDLIRRNDNRIRVIGYNPIKTPTDKIFIQEYPLHCKDEEVVASQIFNATEADLYYKMLPSRNLTEEKDREAMALHQNKDRVTVMTCYNSNASLKLPLIVIGRYPKPRALKNISKSTLPVYYTGEPSAMMTINIFKIWFKEVFVPQVTTFLRESGLPLKAELLVNDATSDSKNEVISFNDIKAYYLPHNKTSVHLSDRGTTDNLKRRYTSLLLRSILYAQENGFSVGTHLKSVNIRDVIYWLSDAWDEVTPSKEIISDKNPQSDNQICDIKAETTTSNQGITDQDLLNLLQQIDSYKTAKKEIVHEWIKNNDNAFAQMPTNEEIIKMVEENDELEDDDANLDETVNVKPEDVVTAANTILAFFERHSFLTRAELATIRKVKRIAMQIRISQQVSKTRNDVGVLLGTSYKKIS; this is encoded by the exons ATGCAaggtaataatgaaaatgagcTAAAAGTAAGAAAGCGAAAAAATCTGACTGTCCATGAAAAGTtgacaattttgaaaacactAGACAACGATGTTGGATGTTCGACAACAACTATTGCACAAGAGTATGGTGTTGACCCAAGGACAATTAGAAATTGGAGACAGAATCGGcaagaattagaaaaattgagcaacACCAGATCgatgaaaacaaaacgagTTCGAAAATCTCGGTTTGAACAACTCGAAAAAGCTTTGTACACCTGGTTTCAGGAAATGCGATTCAGAGGAGCTCCTGTCAATGGCCCTGTTATCAGAG CGAAAGCATTAGAACTGTCTAAGGAAATGGAAGATGGGACTATGGTAAACTTTGTAGCAAGTGAAGGATGGCTAAGCAAATGGAAATCTAGATTTGATATACAAAAACTTATTTGTGACAATAAAGCTGAAGATGAACCAG AGGACCAAGAACGTGAAGCTGTGTGCCTTCAGCAAACTGAAGACCACAATATCAAAGCTGCACCAGCAGAAACAATTGTTATGCAAAAATTTCCGATAATTgtaaaacaagaaaaagtttctgagggtgaaatttctaccaacgatgaaattgatttaaatcaTAAAGCATTATCtttggagaaagaaaaaaatttccaaactgTGGGTTCAAAACAAAGTAAGACTTCCACTAATATAGTTGAACCAacagaaagaatttttctaccagaagtttctgaaatttccaaacaCGAAAGtcgaaacaaaaacgaaatttcaaataccaATGAAACTGGTACAAATTGTACAATGTTATCACAGAAATCTCCCAAGGAGGAGAAAGATCCCATGGATACAAGTTTTATGCAAAATGAGAATCACAAACAAATACCAGCTTATACTAACATAGCTGAatcaagagaaaattttttttttttagaaaatccGTTAATAGAGAAAGCGGAGTGGGAAATTGCTAACACAAATAAAACACAACCTTCGAGAACTGTGGcagagaaaaatgattctGAAAACCTAGATCTTATTAGACGAAATGATAATCGAATCCGGGTAATAGGTTACAATCCTATCAAAACACCaacagataaaatttttattcaagagtATCCATTACACTGCAAGGATGAAGAGGTTGTAGCTAGtcaaatttttaatgcaaCTGAAGCTGATTTGTATTATAAGATGCTCCCATCTCGTAATTTAACCGAAGAAAAAGATCGCGAAGCTATGGCACTTCATCAGAATAAAGACAGAGTTACAGTGATGACCTGCTACAACTCAAATGCATCGCTAAAGCTCCCGTTAATCGTCATTGGAAGGTATCCTAAACCAAGGGCTTTGAAAAACATATCTAAATCCACGCTTCCAGTTTACTATACGGGTGAACCAAGCGCAATGATGAccattaatatttttaaaatttggttCAAGGAAGTATTTGTACCCCAGGTTACAACTTTTTTAAGAGAAAGCGGCCTTCCTTTAAAAGCAGAGCTTTTGGTTAACGATGCTACATCTGATTCTAAGAACGAAGTTATTTCGTTCAATGATATCAAAGCATATTATTTACCACATAATAAAACATCTGTCCACCTATCAGATCGTGGAACGACTGATAACCTGAAAAGACGTTACACATCACTGCTTCTGAGATCAATTTTATATGCCCAAGAAAATGGGTTTTCAGTTGGTACACATTTGAAGTCTGTAAACATTAGAGATGTTATATATTGGTTGAGCGACGCTTGGGATGAAGTCACTCCTAGTAAAGAGATCATTTCTGACAAAAATCCACAGTCCGACAATCAAATATGTGACATTAAGGCAGAAACGACAACCTCAAATCAAGGCATAACTGATCAAGATCTTTTGAATCTTTTGCAACAAATTGATAGCTATAAAActgcaaaaaaagaaattgtgcatgaatggattaagaACAATGATAATGCGTTCGCACAAATGCCGACAAATgaagaaattattaaaatgGTTGAGGAGAACGATGAACTGG AAGACGACGATGCCAATTTAGATGAGACTGTGAATGTGAAACCAGAAGATGTAGTAACTGCAGCTAATACAATACTTGCATTCTTTGAGAGACATAGTTTTTTGACAAGGGCAGAATTAGCCACGATAAGAAAGGTCAAACGAATTGCCATGCAAATAAGAATTTCTCAACAAGTTTCAAAGA CCCGCAATGATGTTGGCGTACTTTTGGGGAcgagttacaaaaaaatttcgtaa
- the LOC124186425 gene encoding tigger transposable element-derived protein 2-like isoform X7, with product MQGNNENELKVRKRKNLTVHEKLTILKTLDNDVGCSTTTIAQEYGVDPRTIRNWRQNRQELEKLSNTRSMKTKRVRKSRFEQLEKALYTWFQEMRFRGAPVNGPVIRAKALELSKEMEDGTMVNFVASEGWLSKWKSRFDIQKLICDNKAEDEPENPLIEKAEWEIANTNKTQPSRTVAEKNDSENLDLIRRNDNRIRVIGYNPIKTPTDKIFIQEYPLHCKDEEVVASQIFNATEADLYYKMLPSRNLTEEKDREAMALHQNKDRVTVMTCYNSNASLKLPLIVIGRYPKPRALKNISKSTLPVYYTGEPSAMMTINIFKIWFKEVFVPQVTTFLRESGLPLKAELLVNDATSDSKNEVISFNDIKAYYLPHNKTSVHLSDRGTTDNLKRRYTSLLLRSILYAQENGFSVGTHLKSVNIRDVIYWLSDAWDEVTPSKEIISDKNPQSDNQICDIKAETTTSNQGITDQDLLNLLQQIDSYKTAKKEIVHEWIKNNDNAFAQMPTNEEIIKMVEENDELEDDDANLDETVNVKPEDVVTAANTILAFFERHSFLTRAELATIRKVKRIAMQIRISQQVSKTRNDVGVLLGTSYKKIS from the exons ATGCAaggtaataatgaaaatgagcTAAAAGTAAGAAAGCGAAAAAATCTGACTGTCCATGAAAAGTtgacaattttgaaaacactAGACAACGATGTTGGATGTTCGACAACAACTATTGCACAAGAGTATGGTGTTGACCCAAGGACAATTAGAAATTGGAGACAGAATCGGcaagaattagaaaaattgagcaacACCAGATCgatgaaaacaaaacgagTTCGAAAATCTCGGTTTGAACAACTCGAAAAAGCTTTGTACACCTGGTTTCAGGAAATGCGATTCAGAGGAGCTCCTGTCAATGGCCCTGTTATCAGAG CGAAAGCATTAGAACTGTCTAAGGAAATGGAAGATGGGACTATGGTAAACTTTGTAGCAAGTGAAGGATGGCTAAGCAAATGGAAATCTAGATTTGATATACAAAAACTTATTTGTGACAATAAAGCTGAAGATGAACCAG aaaatccGTTAATAGAGAAAGCGGAGTGGGAAATTGCTAACACAAATAAAACACAACCTTCGAGAACTGTGGcagagaaaaatgattctGAAAACCTAGATCTTATTAGACGAAATGATAATCGAATCCGGGTAATAGGTTACAATCCTATCAAAACACCaacagataaaatttttattcaagagtATCCATTACACTGCAAGGATGAAGAGGTTGTAGCTAGtcaaatttttaatgcaaCTGAAGCTGATTTGTATTATAAGATGCTCCCATCTCGTAATTTAACCGAAGAAAAAGATCGCGAAGCTATGGCACTTCATCAGAATAAAGACAGAGTTACAGTGATGACCTGCTACAACTCAAATGCATCGCTAAAGCTCCCGTTAATCGTCATTGGAAGGTATCCTAAACCAAGGGCTTTGAAAAACATATCTAAATCCACGCTTCCAGTTTACTATACGGGTGAACCAAGCGCAATGATGAccattaatatttttaaaatttggttCAAGGAAGTATTTGTACCCCAGGTTACAACTTTTTTAAGAGAAAGCGGCCTTCCTTTAAAAGCAGAGCTTTTGGTTAACGATGCTACATCTGATTCTAAGAACGAAGTTATTTCGTTCAATGATATCAAAGCATATTATTTACCACATAATAAAACATCTGTCCACCTATCAGATCGTGGAACGACTGATAACCTGAAAAGACGTTACACATCACTGCTTCTGAGATCAATTTTATATGCCCAAGAAAATGGGTTTTCAGTTGGTACACATTTGAAGTCTGTAAACATTAGAGATGTTATATATTGGTTGAGCGACGCTTGGGATGAAGTCACTCCTAGTAAAGAGATCATTTCTGACAAAAATCCACAGTCCGACAATCAAATATGTGACATTAAGGCAGAAACGACAACCTCAAATCAAGGCATAACTGATCAAGATCTTTTGAATCTTTTGCAACAAATTGATAGCTATAAAActgcaaaaaaagaaattgtgcatgaatggattaagaACAATGATAATGCGTTCGCACAAATGCCGACAAATgaagaaattattaaaatgGTTGAGGAGAACGATGAACTGG AAGACGACGATGCCAATTTAGATGAGACTGTGAATGTGAAACCAGAAGATGTAGTAACTGCAGCTAATACAATACTTGCATTCTTTGAGAGACATAGTTTTTTGACAAGGGCAGAATTAGCCACGATAAGAAAGGTCAAACGAATTGCCATGCAAATAAGAATTTCTCAACAAGTTTCAAAGA CCCGCAATGATGTTGGCGTACTTTTGGGGAcgagttacaaaaaaatttcgtaa
- the LOC124186425 gene encoding jerky protein homolog-like isoform X1: MQGNNENELKVRKRKNLTVHEKLTILKTLDNDVGCSTTTIAQEYGVDPRTIRNWRQNRQELEKLSNTRSMKTKRVRKSRFEQLEKALYTWFQEMRFRGAPVNGPVIRAKALELSKEMEDGTMVNFVASEGWLSKWKSRFDIQKLICDNKAEDEPGDEMFVEEFPLIIKKEEPGTNIVQVDETDLYYQMLSACTSIEDQEREAVCLQQTEDHNIKAAPAETIVMQKFPIIVKQEKVSEGEISTNDEIDLNHKALSLEKEKNFQTVGSKQSKTSTNIVEPTERIFLPEVSEISKHESRNKNEISNTNETGTNCTMLSQKSPKEEKDPMDTSFMQNENHKQIPAYTNIAESRENFFFLENPLIEKAEWEIANTNKTQPSRTVAEKNDSENLDLIRRNDNRIRVIGYNPIKTPTDKIFIQEYPLHCKDEEVVASQIFNATEADLYYKMLPSRNLTEEKDREAMALHQNKDRVTVMTCYNSNASLKLPLIVIGRYPKPRALKNISKSTLPVYYTGEPSAMMTINIFKIWFKEVFVPQVTTFLRESGLPLKAELLVNDATSDSKNEVISFNDIKAYYLPHNKTSVHLSDRGTTDNLKRRYTSLLLRSILYAQENGFSVGTHLKSVNIRDVIYWLSDAWDEVTPSKEIISDKNPQSDNQICDIKAETTTSNQGITDQDLLNLLQQIDSYKTAKKEIVHEWIKNNDNAFAQMPTNEEIIKMVEENDELEDDDANLDETVNVKPEDVVTAANTILAFFERHSFLTRAELATIRKVKRIAMQIRISQQVSKTRNDVGVLLGTSYKKIS, translated from the exons ATGCAaggtaataatgaaaatgagcTAAAAGTAAGAAAGCGAAAAAATCTGACTGTCCATGAAAAGTtgacaattttgaaaacactAGACAACGATGTTGGATGTTCGACAACAACTATTGCACAAGAGTATGGTGTTGACCCAAGGACAATTAGAAATTGGAGACAGAATCGGcaagaattagaaaaattgagcaacACCAGATCgatgaaaacaaaacgagTTCGAAAATCTCGGTTTGAACAACTCGAAAAAGCTTTGTACACCTGGTTTCAGGAAATGCGATTCAGAGGAGCTCCTGTCAATGGCCCTGTTATCAGAG CGAAAGCATTAGAACTGTCTAAGGAAATGGAAGATGGGACTATGGTAAACTTTGTAGCAAGTGAAGGATGGCTAAGCAAATGGAAATCTAGATTTGATATACAAAAACTTATTTGTGACAATAAAGCTGAAGATGAACCAGGTGATGAAATGTTTGTAGAAGAGTTTCCATTAATCATAAAAAAGGAAGAGCCTGGGACTAATATTGTTCAGGTTGACGAAACTGATTTATATTATCAAATGTTATCTGCATGTACTTCCATAGAGGACCAAGAACGTGAAGCTGTGTGCCTTCAGCAAACTGAAGACCACAATATCAAAGCTGCACCAGCAGAAACAATTGTTATGCAAAAATTTCCGATAATTgtaaaacaagaaaaagtttctgagggtgaaatttctaccaacgatgaaattgatttaaatcaTAAAGCATTATCtttggagaaagaaaaaaatttccaaactgTGGGTTCAAAACAAAGTAAGACTTCCACTAATATAGTTGAACCAacagaaagaatttttctaccagaagtttctgaaatttccaaacaCGAAAGtcgaaacaaaaacgaaatttcaaataccaATGAAACTGGTACAAATTGTACAATGTTATCACAGAAATCTCCCAAGGAGGAGAAAGATCCCATGGATACAAGTTTTATGCAAAATGAGAATCACAAACAAATACCAGCTTATACTAACATAGCTGAatcaagagaaaattttttttttttagaaaatccGTTAATAGAGAAAGCGGAGTGGGAAATTGCTAACACAAATAAAACACAACCTTCGAGAACTGTGGcagagaaaaatgattctGAAAACCTAGATCTTATTAGACGAAATGATAATCGAATCCGGGTAATAGGTTACAATCCTATCAAAACACCaacagataaaatttttattcaagagtATCCATTACACTGCAAGGATGAAGAGGTTGTAGCTAGtcaaatttttaatgcaaCTGAAGCTGATTTGTATTATAAGATGCTCCCATCTCGTAATTTAACCGAAGAAAAAGATCGCGAAGCTATGGCACTTCATCAGAATAAAGACAGAGTTACAGTGATGACCTGCTACAACTCAAATGCATCGCTAAAGCTCCCGTTAATCGTCATTGGAAGGTATCCTAAACCAAGGGCTTTGAAAAACATATCTAAATCCACGCTTCCAGTTTACTATACGGGTGAACCAAGCGCAATGATGAccattaatatttttaaaatttggttCAAGGAAGTATTTGTACCCCAGGTTACAACTTTTTTAAGAGAAAGCGGCCTTCCTTTAAAAGCAGAGCTTTTGGTTAACGATGCTACATCTGATTCTAAGAACGAAGTTATTTCGTTCAATGATATCAAAGCATATTATTTACCACATAATAAAACATCTGTCCACCTATCAGATCGTGGAACGACTGATAACCTGAAAAGACGTTACACATCACTGCTTCTGAGATCAATTTTATATGCCCAAGAAAATGGGTTTTCAGTTGGTACACATTTGAAGTCTGTAAACATTAGAGATGTTATATATTGGTTGAGCGACGCTTGGGATGAAGTCACTCCTAGTAAAGAGATCATTTCTGACAAAAATCCACAGTCCGACAATCAAATATGTGACATTAAGGCAGAAACGACAACCTCAAATCAAGGCATAACTGATCAAGATCTTTTGAATCTTTTGCAACAAATTGATAGCTATAAAActgcaaaaaaagaaattgtgcatgaatggattaagaACAATGATAATGCGTTCGCACAAATGCCGACAAATgaagaaattattaaaatgGTTGAGGAGAACGATGAACTGG AAGACGACGATGCCAATTTAGATGAGACTGTGAATGTGAAACCAGAAGATGTAGTAACTGCAGCTAATACAATACTTGCATTCTTTGAGAGACATAGTTTTTTGACAAGGGCAGAATTAGCCACGATAAGAAAGGTCAAACGAATTGCCATGCAAATAAGAATTTCTCAACAAGTTTCAAAGA CCCGCAATGATGTTGGCGTACTTTTGGGGAcgagttacaaaaaaatttcgtaa